A portion of the Acidimicrobiales bacterium genome contains these proteins:
- a CDS encoding acyl-CoA dehydrogenase family protein, with translation MTIRETVRAWAAAKWDPEMTVAEWWQILADERYSLPSLPEHAHGRGYSRQEENEVKLGLNDAGTLGPPGGIATMMAAPTIAAHGTPEQIDRFVKPIVNGTASWCQLFSEPGAGSDLAGLQTKAERDGDEWIVNGQKVWTSLAEGTDFGMLLARTDPNQPKHAGITWFAFPMMQDGVDIRPLVEMTGQAFFNEVFMDDTRVPDANVIGDLNNGWRVGNTTLGFERASLAGAGVELPFARAGSTSADLTKPAGSFGLRTEGGPRLKIDAAPTAVRFGRYARDLGLDDATRRDARVRLHIREEVNRLLGLRSRSGAVPAIGNLGKLAMSEIARMKREVGNQSIGAHGMLTGADAAAGPGNGEVQASTLHSPAPAIYGGTDQVQRNILGERFLGLPKEPGPAKTTPFKDLPRN, from the coding sequence GATGACGGTCGCCGAGTGGTGGCAGATCCTCGCTGACGAGCGCTATTCGCTGCCCTCGCTGCCCGAGCACGCCCACGGGCGCGGCTACTCCCGTCAGGAAGAGAACGAGGTCAAACTCGGCCTCAACGACGCCGGCACCCTCGGTCCGCCCGGCGGCATCGCGACGATGATGGCGGCACCCACGATCGCCGCTCACGGCACCCCTGAACAGATCGACCGGTTCGTGAAACCGATCGTGAACGGCACGGCCTCCTGGTGTCAGCTGTTCTCCGAACCGGGGGCCGGATCGGACCTCGCCGGTCTCCAGACGAAGGCCGAACGCGACGGTGACGAATGGATCGTCAACGGTCAGAAGGTCTGGACCAGCCTCGCGGAGGGCACCGACTTCGGCATGCTGCTCGCCCGTACCGATCCGAACCAGCCGAAGCACGCCGGCATCACGTGGTTCGCGTTCCCGATGATGCAGGACGGCGTCGACATCCGGCCGCTGGTCGAGATGACCGGTCAGGCGTTCTTCAACGAGGTGTTCATGGACGACACCCGCGTGCCGGACGCCAACGTGATCGGTGATCTCAACAACGGTTGGCGAGTCGGCAACACCACGCTCGGCTTCGAGCGCGCCAGCCTCGCCGGTGCCGGCGTGGAACTGCCCTTCGCCCGCGCCGGTTCCACGTCGGCGGACCTCACGAAGCCCGCCGGAAGCTTCGGTCTGCGCACCGAGGGCGGTCCTCGACTGAAGATCGACGCCGCGCCCACCGCCGTCCGCTTCGGGCGCTACGCCCGCGACCTCGGCCTCGACGACGCCACCCGGCGCGATGCTCGCGTGCGGCTCCACATCCGCGAGGAGGTCAACCGCCTGCTCGGGCTGCGGTCACGTTCCGGCGCGGTACCCGCCATCGGCAACCTGGGCAAGCTCGCCATGAGCGAGATCGCCCGCATGAAACGCGAGGTCGGCAACCAGTCCATCGGCGCCCACGGCATGCTCACGGGCGCCGACGCCGCGGCGGGCCCCGGCAACGGCGAGGTCCAGGCCTCGACCCTGCACTCGCCCGCACCGGCCATCTACGGCGGCACCGACCAGGTCCAGCGCAACATCCTGGGAGAGCGCTTTCTCGGCCTCCCCAAAGAACCCGGCCCCGCCAAGACCACCCCCTTCAAAGACCTCCCCAGAAACTGA
- a CDS encoding transposase encodes MARRTRSAVEADWHHVMNRGARKLPVFGDDADRHRFLHLLADAAAGVGVEIHAYALMGNHYHGLFRSQVSALSAMMQTTGSRYTQSFNAKYGLDGPLFRGRFRSQPILEETYLCTVVRYIHRNPIAGLERFDRAAFDWTSHPAYVGEARVPAWLRTTTLLRLIGGTPDSFRRFVEGPEPVDHLPTPIRSISGPRPLRPADIEAAVGVSSPMEFELVRAGGRGIRDPLRAATLILCRELTDVTADELASRYGYRSGGSVRSAATRAAQRLATDPLLQELVDDARRRLIPSVRRSA; translated from the coding sequence ATGGCGAGACGCACGAGATCTGCAGTGGAGGCCGACTGGCACCATGTGATGAACCGGGGCGCGAGAAAGCTGCCGGTGTTCGGTGACGATGCCGACCGCCATCGTTTTCTTCACCTGTTGGCCGATGCGGCCGCAGGCGTAGGAGTGGAAATCCACGCCTACGCCCTGATGGGCAACCACTACCACGGGCTGTTCCGATCGCAGGTCTCGGCGCTGTCGGCGATGATGCAGACGACCGGCTCGAGATACACGCAGTCCTTCAACGCCAAGTACGGGCTCGACGGCCCCTTGTTCCGGGGCAGATTTCGGTCACAACCGATTCTCGAGGAGACATATCTCTGCACCGTCGTGCGCTACATCCATCGCAATCCGATCGCAGGATTGGAACGCTTCGACCGAGCGGCATTCGACTGGACGAGCCATCCCGCCTACGTCGGCGAGGCGAGGGTGCCGGCGTGGCTCAGGACCACGACGCTGCTACGACTGATCGGCGGCACTCCCGATTCGTTCCGGCGCTTCGTCGAAGGTCCCGAACCGGTCGACCACTTGCCGACCCCGATCCGGTCGATCTCTGGGCCTCGCCCACTCCGTCCGGCCGACATCGAGGCGGCGGTGGGGGTGTCGTCGCCGATGGAGTTCGAACTCGTCCGGGCGGGCGGGCGAGGCATCCGCGATCCGTTGCGAGCCGCCACGCTGATTCTGTGTCGAGAGTTGACCGACGTCACCGCCGACGAGCTCGCGTCTCGATACGGCTACCGCAGCGGAGGTAGCGTTCGCAGCGCCGCGACCCGAGCGGCTCAGCGCTTGGCCACCGATCCGCTGCTGCAAGAGTTGGTCGACGATGCCCGACGGAGGCTCATCCCGTCCGTGCGCCGGAGCGCGTAG
- a CDS encoding ABC transporter substrate-binding protein, which yields MTTRRTRRVSSLLAVFTLFALLAAACSSGDDGGETESGEGAESSTTTAAPDDGTTTPPDDTEDTSTTAAPADDVEPFDSYRGVTADTITVGVVSSDLDELRELGLVDINNGDVPLIWETLIADVNANGGVAGRQLEMIYTEYNPVFTASADDACVQLTQDNEVFIVLGGITGPAIDSVMCFVQQNETMMIGGTHTPAHFPQATVPWAAIAMSAERRHEGTLALYQELGLLDGKVATYDDSSENQSITQDVVLPALADLGVEVVESFTSTIPQGDEVALANQAEIYAEVAKDENIDTLIVVQSQLAFGIAHMREAGFEGNIVAIDTGETVSTIGGFDERDPAIYDGTYSPMGASRDESWDLEASQACYDILREAEGIEVLDPADVPDGEANWAGGMQAPCAYLSVLKAAGDRAGGDLNPDTFLAGLEAIGAIDLANIPFASFGPGKYDAADGLRIGQFDPTLGENGGLVEVTELTDITQ from the coding sequence ATGACCACACGCCGCACTCGACGGGTTTCGTCGCTTCTGGCCGTCTTCACGCTCTTTGCACTGCTCGCTGCCGCGTGCAGCAGCGGTGACGACGGGGGCGAAACCGAGAGCGGCGAGGGGGCAGAATCGTCCACCACCACCGCCGCGCCCGACGACGGGACCACCACACCGCCCGACGACACCGAGGACACCTCTACGACCGCCGCACCCGCGGACGACGTCGAACCGTTCGACTCGTACCGCGGCGTCACCGCCGACACGATCACCGTCGGCGTCGTCAGCAGTGACCTCGACGAACTGCGGGAGCTGGGTCTGGTCGACATCAACAACGGTGACGTCCCGCTCATCTGGGAGACCCTCATCGCCGACGTCAACGCCAACGGGGGCGTTGCCGGCCGCCAGCTCGAGATGATCTACACCGAGTACAACCCGGTGTTCACCGCGTCCGCCGACGACGCGTGCGTCCAACTCACCCAGGACAACGAGGTGTTCATCGTGCTCGGTGGTATCACCGGGCCGGCCATCGACAGCGTGATGTGCTTCGTGCAGCAGAACGAGACGATGATGATCGGCGGCACCCACACGCCGGCCCACTTCCCCCAGGCGACCGTGCCTTGGGCCGCGATCGCCATGAGCGCGGAGCGTCGCCATGAGGGAACCCTCGCGCTGTACCAGGAGCTCGGCCTGCTCGACGGCAAGGTCGCCACCTACGACGACTCGTCGGAGAACCAGTCGATCACTCAGGATGTCGTGCTTCCCGCACTCGCGGATCTCGGTGTCGAGGTCGTCGAGTCGTTCACGAGCACCATCCCGCAGGGCGACGAGGTGGCTCTCGCCAACCAGGCAGAGATCTACGCCGAGGTAGCGAAGGACGAGAACATCGACACCCTGATCGTCGTCCAGTCGCAGCTCGCGTTCGGCATCGCCCACATGCGAGAGGCCGGATTCGAGGGCAACATCGTCGCCATCGACACCGGCGAGACCGTGTCGACGATCGGCGGCTTCGACGAACGCGACCCCGCCATCTACGACGGCACCTACTCGCCGATGGGGGCATCACGCGACGAGTCGTGGGACCTCGAGGCATCGCAGGCGTGCTACGACATCCTGCGCGAGGCCGAGGGCATCGAGGTGCTCGATCCCGCCGACGTGCCCGACGGCGAGGCCAACTGGGCCGGCGGGATGCAGGCGCCCTGCGCGTATCTCTCGGTACTGAAAGCGGCCGGCGACCGGGCGGGCGGGGACCTCAATCCCGACACCTTCCTGGCCGGGTTGGAAGCGATCGGGGCGATCGATCTGGCCAACATCCCGTTCGCCAGCTTCGGCCCGGGCAAGTACGACGCGGCCGACGGGCTGCGCATCGGTCAGTTCGACCCGACGCTCGGCGAGAACGGCGGCCTGGTCGAGGTGACCGAGCTCACCGACATCACTCAGTGA
- a CDS encoding branched-chain amino acid ABC transporter permease/ATP-binding protein produces MAIWDAIWAWWVDRSSWQLVFNGATIGLIYGLIAMGIVLIYRSTKVINLAVGNMGLPAMGLMVIMVVNYDFPYWIALAVAVAVGTIGGGILELAVVRRLFDAPRVILLVATIGIAQLMQAILFALPDPTPETGQGYPIPVGSSWEPFWGISVDGPDLTVIVVVPIIAIGLALFLNRTVFGQTVQASAGNADLARLQGISPRTVSLFVWTVAGFVGAVAMILLAGRRGEATGIQNLGPVTMTRALAAAVLAGMYSFPRAVAAGIGIGLLETHIVRIHLTDPGLFDLVLFVLVVAAIVFSNRADGEGRASFAFISKRRPVPEHLRSIWWVRHFVHLGPALLLVAGIVVPLLIDLPSRHRIYARVLAFAVCAVSVTVITGWSGQVSLAQMAFAGFGALLAAGFSRGLHFGVGWGQWQWFDVTLPDLPFLVSMFLAALVTAGIAAIVGVGSLRVRGLLLAVSTFAFALAAQVYLFRRDALDDGEGSSVAFERGKVGWWEVESERDFYYFTMISLVVLLVVVARLRRSGIGRSIIAVRDNEDSASAYAVSPIRMKLMAFALAGGIAGFGGALLAGIIESVPLANRFFTLDDSLQVVAMVVIGGLGTLLGPLIGAFWVVGLPSFWPDNELVPLLTSSIGLLVLLLYFPAGLVHVGYVARDAVVDWVAARRPPPPVRVSRPAPATVVTHEPKERRGEVALRATDIEVRFGGILAVSGVGIDADHGEIVGLIGTNGAGKSTLLNAIGGYVPATGTIEINGSDVTRLAAHERARAGLGRTFQAADLFPELTVRETVLVALEARHRTGLVSTALFWPGAIRRDRVKRSQAADLIDFLGLGRYADTFINELSTGTRRIVELAGLLALDAHVLCLDEPTAGLAQRETEAFGPLIKSIQQELGATMVVIEHDMGLIMSLSDRVYCLDEGIVIAEGTPETVRSNPAVIASYLGTDRRAIDRSGAITE; encoded by the coding sequence ATGGCGATCTGGGACGCGATCTGGGCCTGGTGGGTCGACCGGAGCTCGTGGCAGCTCGTCTTCAACGGTGCCACCATCGGCCTGATCTACGGGTTGATCGCCATGGGGATCGTGCTGATCTACCGCTCGACCAAGGTCATCAACCTCGCCGTCGGCAACATGGGTCTGCCCGCGATGGGGCTGATGGTGATCATGGTCGTCAACTACGACTTCCCGTACTGGATCGCACTTGCGGTTGCGGTTGCGGTGGGCACGATCGGCGGCGGGATCCTCGAACTCGCGGTGGTTCGTCGCCTCTTCGACGCTCCGAGGGTGATCCTGCTCGTGGCGACGATCGGTATCGCCCAGCTGATGCAGGCGATCCTGTTCGCCCTGCCCGACCCCACGCCCGAGACCGGGCAGGGCTATCCGATCCCGGTCGGTTCCTCCTGGGAGCCGTTCTGGGGTATCAGCGTCGACGGCCCGGACCTCACCGTCATCGTCGTCGTGCCGATCATCGCCATCGGTCTCGCGCTCTTCCTGAACCGGACCGTGTTCGGTCAGACCGTGCAGGCCTCGGCCGGCAACGCCGATCTGGCCCGCCTCCAGGGCATCAGCCCCCGCACGGTCTCGCTGTTCGTGTGGACGGTCGCCGGCTTCGTCGGCGCCGTCGCCATGATCCTGCTGGCCGGTCGGCGGGGTGAGGCGACCGGCATCCAGAACCTCGGTCCCGTCACGATGACGCGTGCCCTCGCGGCCGCCGTGCTCGCCGGCATGTACTCGTTCCCGCGTGCGGTGGCGGCCGGTATCGGGATCGGTCTGCTGGAGACGCACATCGTGCGAATCCACCTCACCGATCCGGGCCTGTTCGATCTCGTGCTCTTCGTGCTCGTCGTCGCCGCGATCGTTTTCTCGAACAGGGCTGACGGCGAGGGCCGGGCCTCGTTCGCCTTCATCTCCAAGCGGCGCCCCGTTCCCGAGCACCTTCGTTCGATCTGGTGGGTCCGTCATTTCGTGCACCTCGGACCGGCACTGCTGCTCGTCGCCGGGATCGTCGTGCCGCTGCTGATCGACCTGCCGAGTCGGCATCGCATCTACGCCCGGGTGCTCGCCTTCGCCGTCTGTGCGGTCTCCGTCACCGTCATCACCGGATGGTCGGGCCAGGTGTCGCTGGCCCAGATGGCGTTCGCCGGATTCGGTGCGCTCCTCGCCGCCGGCTTCAGCAGGGGCCTGCACTTCGGCGTCGGGTGGGGGCAGTGGCAATGGTTCGACGTCACTCTTCCGGACCTGCCATTCCTGGTGTCCATGTTCCTGGCCGCGCTCGTCACGGCCGGCATCGCCGCGATCGTGGGGGTCGGCTCGTTGCGGGTGCGCGGACTGCTCCTCGCGGTGAGCACATTCGCCTTCGCGTTGGCGGCGCAGGTGTATCTCTTCCGGCGCGACGCCCTCGACGACGGCGAGGGGTCCTCGGTGGCCTTCGAGCGGGGGAAGGTGGGCTGGTGGGAGGTCGAGAGCGAGCGTGACTTCTACTACTTCACCATGATCTCGTTGGTCGTGTTGCTGGTGGTCGTCGCTCGGCTCCGACGCTCCGGCATCGGGCGCAGCATCATCGCGGTGCGCGACAACGAGGACTCGGCCAGCGCCTACGCCGTGTCGCCCATTCGCATGAAGCTCATGGCGTTCGCGCTCGCCGGCGGCATCGCGGGGTTCGGCGGGGCACTGCTGGCCGGCATCATCGAGAGCGTTCCGCTGGCCAACCGCTTCTTCACCCTCGACGACTCGCTCCAGGTGGTGGCGATGGTCGTCATCGGCGGGCTCGGAACGCTGCTCGGTCCGCTGATCGGGGCGTTCTGGGTCGTGGGCCTCCCGTCCTTCTGGCCCGACAACGAGCTCGTCCCGCTTCTCACTTCGAGCATCGGCCTACTCGTCCTGCTCCTCTACTTCCCGGCCGGTCTCGTGCACGTGGGCTACGTGGCACGAGACGCCGTGGTCGACTGGGTCGCGGCGCGCCGCCCACCTCCGCCGGTGCGTGTCTCCCGCCCCGCCCCGGCGACGGTCGTCACCCATGAGCCCAAGGAGCGCCGCGGCGAGGTCGCCCTGCGGGCGACGGACATCGAGGTCCGTTTCGGGGGGATCCTGGCTGTCTCGGGGGTCGGCATCGACGCTGACCACGGCGAGATCGTCGGTCTGATCGGAACCAACGGCGCCGGCAAGTCGACGCTGCTCAACGCCATCGGGGGATATGTCCCTGCCACCGGAACGATCGAGATCAACGGCAGCGATGTGACTCGTCTGGCCGCGCACGAACGGGCCAGGGCCGGCCTCGGTCGCACGTTTCAGGCGGCCGACCTCTTCCCCGAGCTCACAGTGCGTGAGACCGTGCTCGTCGCCCTCGAGGCCCGACACCGGACCGGCCTCGTCTCCACCGCGTTGTTCTGGCCCGGCGCGATCCGGCGGGACCGGGTCAAGCGCAGCCAGGCCGCCGACCTCATCGACTTCCTCGGCCTCGGCCGCTACGCCGACACGTTCATCAACGAGCTCTCCACCGGCACTCGCCGCATCGTCGAACTCGCCGGCCTGCTCGCCCTCGATGCCCATGTCTTGTGCCTCGACGAACCGACCGCCGGCCTCGCCCAACGGGAGACCGAGGCGTTCGGACCGCTGATCAAGTCGATCCAGCAGGAGCTCGGGGCGACGATGGTGGTGATCGAGCACGACATGGGTCTGATCATGTCGCTGTCGGATCGGGTGTACTGCCTCGACGAGGGCATCGTGATCGCGGAAGGAACCCCCGAAACGGTGCGGTCGAACCCCGCGGTGATCGCGAGCTACCTCGGGACCGATCGCCGGGCCATCGATCGCAGCGGCGCGATCACTGAGTGA
- a CDS encoding MFS transporter: MAEGDDNTVESRPHASALAGLVLEEEAARRDASEVEEILFADELLPGVGSEELSLKRGLVMGGGAATFVVLLVLNSLDELQASAFALLAPDIRDDFGVGDGVITFIGAISAAFVVLGAVPMGWLADRFRRGPVIGWSSLAFSISVFLSGMVPNAFAFFWARFGVGIAKANTIPVHGSMIADAYPIGIRGRIGAITAIAGRGVAVLSPLLVGVIVEIANGPGEVDGWRWAYYILGVPVLFFAFAAFRLKEPTRGQWEKQDVLGQAIAEDDPLPPSMDAAFARLWQIRTLKGVIVGFSAMGFGIFTAPFLENIFLEDRFDLEALDRGIAKTAGGVFVMVALVFIGPRFDRLYRRDPSLVLRLVGGLVFFSAFLMPVQYFMPNVPAFVIMSIPREVMLFSAFAMVQPMLQSIIPYRLRGLGAALGTLYIFFTGALGGGLVALLFADAWGARTTVLVLSVPTTIVGGGLMMRAASFVKRDLSQVVQELQEELEESDRRAAAPDAIPALQINNLDFGYGRVQVLFDVGFELAKGESLALLGTNGAGKSTVLRVISGLGTPSRGVIRHHGRTITFSSPQVRSQLGIQQLPGGRGVFADMTVRQNLVMGAYKYRKDRADVRRRIERVQELFPALVGRENDQAGTLSGGQQQMLALAITMLNEPDVLLIDELSLGLAPSVVSELLELIDRLREAGQTMIVVEQSINIALQISDRAIFLEKGQIRFEGSARELLERDDIARAVFLGDEGG; the protein is encoded by the coding sequence ATGGCCGAGGGGGACGACAACACCGTTGAGTCGAGACCGCATGCGTCCGCGCTCGCCGGTCTGGTGCTCGAGGAGGAAGCGGCACGACGCGACGCGTCCGAGGTGGAGGAGATCCTCTTCGCCGACGAACTGCTGCCCGGCGTCGGCAGCGAGGAGCTGAGCCTCAAGCGGGGCCTGGTGATGGGGGGCGGCGCCGCGACCTTCGTCGTGCTCCTGGTGCTCAACTCCCTCGACGAACTCCAGGCCTCCGCGTTCGCCCTCCTCGCCCCCGACATCCGCGACGACTTCGGCGTGGGCGACGGCGTGATCACGTTCATCGGTGCCATCTCGGCGGCGTTCGTGGTGCTCGGCGCCGTACCGATGGGCTGGCTCGCCGACCGGTTCCGGCGGGGACCGGTCATCGGCTGGTCGAGCCTGGCCTTCAGCATCAGCGTCTTCCTGAGCGGCATGGTGCCCAACGCCTTCGCATTCTTCTGGGCCCGCTTCGGTGTCGGCATCGCCAAGGCCAACACGATCCCGGTCCATGGCTCGATGATCGCCGATGCCTACCCGATCGGTATCCGCGGACGGATCGGTGCGATCACCGCCATCGCCGGTCGGGGCGTGGCCGTGCTGAGCCCCCTGCTCGTGGGTGTGATCGTCGAGATCGCCAACGGTCCGGGTGAGGTCGACGGCTGGCGGTGGGCCTACTACATCCTGGGCGTACCGGTTCTGTTCTTCGCCTTCGCCGCCTTCCGGCTGAAGGAGCCGACGCGCGGGCAGTGGGAGAAGCAGGATGTGCTCGGCCAGGCCATCGCCGAAGACGATCCGCTCCCGCCGAGCATGGACGCGGCCTTCGCCCGGCTCTGGCAGATCCGGACCCTCAAGGGGGTGATCGTCGGGTTCAGCGCGATGGGCTTCGGCATCTTCACCGCGCCGTTCCTCGAGAACATCTTCCTCGAGGATCGCTTCGACCTCGAAGCACTCGACCGGGGCATCGCCAAGACGGCCGGTGGCGTGTTCGTCATGGTCGCCCTCGTGTTCATCGGTCCCCGCTTCGATCGGCTCTACCGACGCGACCCGTCGCTGGTGCTGCGTCTCGTCGGCGGGCTCGTCTTCTTCTCGGCCTTCCTCATGCCGGTGCAGTACTTCATGCCCAACGTGCCGGCGTTCGTGATCATGTCGATCCCCCGCGAGGTGATGCTGTTCTCGGCCTTCGCGATGGTGCAGCCGATGCTCCAGTCGATCATTCCGTACCGGCTCCGCGGTCTGGGTGCCGCCCTCGGCACCCTCTACATCTTCTTCACGGGTGCGTTGGGCGGTGGACTCGTCGCGTTGCTGTTCGCCGACGCCTGGGGGGCCCGCACCACTGTGCTGGTGCTGAGCGTGCCCACCACCATCGTCGGCGGGGGGCTCATGATGAGGGCTGCCTCGTTCGTGAAACGCGATCTCTCACAGGTAGTGCAGGAGCTCCAGGAGGAGCTCGAGGAATCCGATCGCCGCGCCGCGGCACCCGACGCGATCCCGGCTCTCCAGATCAACAACCTCGACTTCGGCTACGGCCGGGTCCAGGTGCTCTTCGACGTCGGCTTCGAGCTCGCCAAGGGCGAGTCGCTGGCGCTGCTCGGCACGAACGGTGCCGGCAAGTCCACGGTCCTGCGGGTGATCAGCGGACTCGGCACCCCGTCGCGAGGGGTGATCCGCCACCACGGGCGCACGATCACGTTCAGCTCCCCCCAGGTGCGCTCGCAGCTCGGCATCCAGCAGCTCCCCGGCGGACGTGGCGTCTTCGCCGACATGACGGTGCGCCAGAACCTGGTCATGGGGGCCTACAAGTACCGCAAGGACCGAGCCGACGTGCGTCGTCGCATCGAGCGGGTGCAGGAGCTCTTCCCGGCGCTCGTCGGACGCGAGAACGACCAGGCCGGCACCCTGTCGGGAGGGCAACAGCAGATGCTCGCCCTCGCGATCACGATGCTCAACGAGCCCGACGTACTCCTCATCGACGAGCTGTCACTCGGGCTCGCCCCGTCGGTGGTGTCGGAGCTGCTCGAGCTCATCGACCGGTTGCGGGAGGCGGGGCAGACGATGATCGTCGTCGAGCAGTCCATCAACATCGCTCTGCAGATCAGCGACCGGGCGATCTTCCTCGAGAAGGGCCAGATCCGCTTCGAGGGGTCGGCCCGCGAGCTGCTCGAGCGGGACGACATCGCCCGGGCCGTGTTCCTCGGCGACGAGGGCGGCTGA
- a CDS encoding acyl-CoA dehydrogenase family protein, giving the protein MAASPGSTMTLELPGDDDPRRQELRSWFSDHPDPTPAQLRDAGLVVPHWPTPWGLDAEPVHQLIIEEEMKRAGARKPINPIGTGHCGPVIIVHGTDAQKERYLPPMLTGEEMWCQLFSEPEAGSDLANLSTRAVRDGDEYIVNGQKIWTSLADVSRFGILIARTDTEVSKHTGISYFIVDMATPGIEVRPIVNMSGGGLFNEVFFDEVRIPAENLIGEEHNGWSMAKQTLANERVSLSQGGLRWGHGPTVRDLVEAVEKRGGIAPGPHRDRLVRAYIEGEILRYHRLALVAAKVNQTPGPDASLRKALADPHGKVVYELAVDLEGAAGMLADGPLDGSWAQWNDGFLFSPALTVGGGTSEVLRNVIAERLLGLPHDIDVEQGLTWREAQKTDRQADRAER; this is encoded by the coding sequence ATGGCTGCCAGTCCCGGATCGACGATGACCCTGGAGCTGCCGGGAGACGACGACCCACGACGCCAGGAACTCCGCTCGTGGTTCTCCGATCATCCCGACCCCACACCGGCGCAGCTCCGCGACGCCGGTCTCGTGGTGCCGCACTGGCCGACCCCGTGGGGCCTCGACGCCGAGCCGGTGCACCAGCTGATCATCGAAGAGGAGATGAAGCGGGCAGGGGCGAGGAAGCCGATCAACCCGATCGGCACCGGCCACTGCGGGCCCGTGATCATCGTCCACGGCACCGACGCCCAGAAGGAGCGTTACCTGCCGCCGATGCTCACCGGCGAGGAGATGTGGTGCCAGCTGTTTAGCGAACCCGAGGCCGGCTCGGACCTCGCCAACCTCTCCACCCGGGCGGTGCGTGACGGCGACGAGTACATCGTCAACGGGCAGAAGATCTGGACCTCGCTGGCCGACGTCTCGCGCTTCGGCATCCTCATCGCTCGCACCGACACCGAGGTCTCGAAGCACACCGGCATCAGCTACTTCATCGTCGACATGGCGACGCCGGGCATCGAGGTACGACCCATCGTCAACATGAGCGGTGGCGGCCTGTTCAACGAGGTGTTCTTCGACGAAGTGAGGATCCCGGCCGAGAACCTCATCGGCGAGGAGCACAACGGCTGGTCGATGGCCAAGCAGACGCTGGCCAACGAACGAGTGTCACTCAGCCAGGGCGGACTGCGGTGGGGTCACGGCCCGACCGTTCGTGACCTGGTGGAGGCGGTCGAGAAGCGCGGCGGCATCGCACCCGGCCCCCACCGCGATCGCCTGGTTCGGGCCTACATCGAGGGCGAGATTCTCCGCTACCACCGGCTCGCGTTGGTGGCCGCCAAGGTGAACCAGACGCCCGGGCCGGATGCGTCGTTGCGCAAGGCACTGGCCGACCCGCACGGCAAGGTCGTCTACGAGTTGGCCGTCGATCTCGAGGGTGCGGCGGGAATGCTGGCCGATGGGCCGCTCGACGGTAGCTGGGCCCAGTGGAACGACGGCTTCCTCTTCTCGCCGGCGCTCACGGTAGGTGGGGGGACGAGCGAGGTGCTACGCAATGTCATCGCCGAGCGGCTACTTGGCCTGCCTCACGACATCGACGTGGAGCAGGGGCTGACCTGGCGAGAGGCACAGAAAACGGATCGTCAGGCAGACAGGGCAGAGCGTTAA